The Spirosoma foliorum genome has a window encoding:
- a CDS encoding Uma2 family endonuclease: MGSSSLQAMLVSLIHGFLFTHIDRKQYLLATNKSGIHLDKGNNLSNDIAIFDKSSGLTLTDKYFNIPPKIAIEVDVRIEPEEFSGKESGYVYEKTERLLEFGVDTVIWITTQPKKIFVATRTSPWLTQNWDATVPVLDDVHLNLAALLTEEGIEF, encoded by the coding sequence ATGGGAAGTAGTTCATTGCAGGCCATGCTTGTGTCGCTGATACATGGCTTTCTATTCACACACATTGATCGGAAGCAATATTTACTTGCAACCAACAAGTCAGGCATTCACCTCGACAAAGGCAACAATTTATCTAATGATATTGCCATTTTCGATAAATCTTCAGGTCTCACATTAACCGATAAATACTTCAATATCCCCCCCAAAATCGCCATTGAAGTAGATGTGCGCATAGAGCCTGAAGAATTTTCGGGTAAAGAATCGGGCTATGTGTATGAAAAAACCGAGCGCTTGCTTGAGTTTGGCGTCGATACCGTGATCTGGATTACAACACAACCCAAAAAGATCTTTGTAGCTACTCGTACCTCTCCGTGGCTTACCCAAAACTGGGATGCTACTGTACCGGTACTGGACGATGTTCACCTGAATTTAGCCGCCTTGCTAACCGAGGAAGGCATTGAGTTCTAA
- a CDS encoding quinone oxidoreductase family protein: protein MKAAVIHQFGETPRYEEVADPILQSENELLMTVKAASIKNIDKSQARGSHYDRSKQLPAIVGTDGVGVLPDGSRVYAFYAGSTMAEKVLVQKGGYIVLPDGIDYITAAALPNPGLSAWFSLYYRAGLQPGETVLINGATGVTGKIAIQLAKHFGAGKVIATGRNPQALATLPDLGADVVISLAQSDADLQAALKAEQRKTPFDVVIDYTWGHPAELILGVLAGNDFMAEAHRTRYVTVGEMAGPTIQLASGVLRSAAIELYGVGGGSIPKEVMRKVPTEILPKLFDLIVTGKLKIETEVVALSDVERAWNQSESGGKRLVLAP, encoded by the coding sequence ATGAAAGCCGCAGTAATTCATCAATTTGGCGAAACACCCCGTTACGAGGAGGTTGCCGATCCTATTTTACAATCTGAAAACGAGTTGTTGATGACGGTGAAAGCCGCATCAATCAAGAATATCGATAAGTCGCAGGCAAGAGGTTCACATTACGACCGTTCTAAGCAACTACCGGCCATTGTAGGTACGGATGGCGTAGGTGTATTGCCAGATGGCTCACGAGTATATGCTTTTTATGCTGGCAGTACAATGGCTGAAAAAGTATTAGTTCAGAAAGGGGGTTACATTGTCTTGCCTGATGGCATCGATTATATAACGGCGGCAGCATTGCCCAATCCGGGGTTGTCGGCTTGGTTCTCGCTGTATTATCGGGCTGGATTACAACCGGGGGAAACGGTACTAATAAATGGAGCGACAGGAGTTACAGGGAAAATAGCGATCCAACTAGCCAAGCACTTTGGAGCTGGAAAAGTAATTGCTACGGGCAGAAATCCGCAAGCACTCGCCACATTACCTGATTTAGGTGCCGACGTAGTTATTTCGCTGGCTCAATCTGACGCTGATTTGCAAGCTGCGCTAAAGGCTGAACAGAGAAAAACGCCTTTTGATGTTGTTATCGATTACACCTGGGGGCACCCCGCCGAACTGATATTGGGTGTACTTGCGGGTAACGATTTTATGGCCGAAGCGCATCGGACACGGTACGTAACTGTTGGTGAAATGGCCGGGCCTACTATTCAATTGGCTTCGGGTGTTTTACGAAGTGCCGCCATTGAGTTGTATGGCGTTGGGGGAGGAAGTATTCCGAAGGAAGTTATGCGTAAAGTTCCAACCGAAATCCTACCAAAGCTATTTGACCTGATCGTAACTGGGAAATTAAAAATAGAGACAGAAGTGGTGGCTTTAAGTGATGTAGAACGGGCTTGGAATCAGAGCGAATCTGGTGGAAAACGGCTGGTGTTGGCGCCTTAA
- a CDS encoding Crp/Fnr family transcriptional regulator, with translation MLNNQSSDFGINWGAYSHLLEEITIPAKTTLLQEGDVSKNAYFIKKGCLRLWFNNNGKDVTFQFFFENYGVSSIESFQSGQPSLFSIESIEPCVLLVISKANMELIMQELPGYRELFQYHILQRMHHYAKLFLSRIKNNPQERYLELLADSPQIVQRVPQHYIASYLGITPVSLSRIRNKVLTDKK, from the coding sequence ATGCTTAATAACCAATCGTCTGACTTCGGCATTAATTGGGGAGCGTATAGTCACTTGCTTGAGGAGATAACAATACCAGCCAAAACGACTCTGTTGCAGGAGGGCGATGTTTCAAAAAACGCTTATTTCATCAAGAAAGGATGCCTGCGTCTTTGGTTCAACAACAACGGCAAAGATGTGACGTTTCAGTTCTTCTTCGAAAACTATGGCGTATCGTCAATCGAGAGTTTTCAGTCTGGGCAGCCGAGTTTGTTCAGTATCGAAAGCATTGAGCCGTGTGTATTGTTGGTGATTTCCAAAGCGAATATGGAGCTAATCATGCAAGAGCTTCCAGGGTATCGGGAGTTGTTTCAGTATCATATTTTGCAGCGGATGCACCACTACGCCAAGCTTTTTCTGTCGCGTATTAAAAACAATCCGCAAGAGCGCTACCTAGAATTGCTGGCCGATAGCCCGCAGATTGTGCAGCGGGTGCCGCAACATTACATCGCTTCATATCTGGGTATTACGCCCGTATCGCTGAGCCGAATTCGGAATAAGGTACTGACCGACAAAAAATAG
- a CDS encoding ThuA domain-containing protein, whose amino-acid sequence MRSRSLLYFSTLIFTISLLAGGTMSTCAQSPKSSFRVVAIAEKNGGVHAPFVAEAKKWLAQVASANNFTIDYIENTEPINDAFLANYQLFIQLNYPPYMWTDTAKAAFQKYITEGKGGGWVGFHHASLLGEFDGYAMWPWFSEFMGGIRYKNYIASFAKATVHVEAKLHPCMKGVPASFEVEKEEWYTYNKNPRPNVKVLATVDESTYSPDSNIKMGGDHPVIWSNEHMKARNVYIFMGHHPDLFKNDAFVKIFQNAIFWGAGVPKQ is encoded by the coding sequence ATGAGATCCCGTTCGTTACTGTATTTTTCTACCCTGATTTTTACGATTTCGCTCCTTGCTGGAGGCACTATGTCAACATGTGCTCAATCACCGAAATCCAGTTTTCGGGTAGTCGCTATCGCGGAGAAGAACGGAGGAGTTCATGCGCCTTTCGTAGCCGAGGCAAAGAAGTGGCTCGCGCAGGTTGCATCAGCCAATAATTTTACGATTGATTACATCGAAAATACGGAGCCAATCAACGACGCTTTTCTGGCGAATTATCAGTTATTCATTCAACTGAACTATCCGCCTTATATGTGGACTGACACAGCGAAAGCCGCTTTTCAGAAATATATTACCGAAGGGAAAGGGGGCGGTTGGGTAGGATTTCACCATGCGTCGTTGCTCGGCGAATTTGATGGTTATGCCATGTGGCCCTGGTTTTCGGAGTTTATGGGTGGCATCCGCTACAAGAACTACATTGCCAGTTTTGCAAAGGCAACGGTGCACGTAGAGGCCAAATTGCATCCGTGTATGAAAGGCGTACCCGCTTCATTCGAGGTAGAAAAAGAGGAATGGTATACCTATAACAAAAATCCCCGACCAAACGTAAAGGTATTGGCCACCGTTGATGAATCGACCTACTCACCCGACTCGAACATTAAAATGGGGGGCGATCATCCCGTAATCTGGTCTAACGAACACATGAAAGCCCGCAATGTGTATATTTTCATGGGCCACCATCCTGACTTGTTCAAGAATGATGCGTTTGTGAAAATTTTCCAAAACGCCATTTTCTGGGGAGCTGGGGTGCCTAAGCAATAA
- a CDS encoding T9SS type B sorting domain-containing protein, with the protein MQRGLIWTLGWLALILPGIAMGQNLVPNGSFEKYRNCPTHDNQLVEAIPWYNPNKATPDFYHHCFDFGQLILPPHSGQGVAHLYFDQGWEEYLGVQLTKPLNADECYYFEMYVATDTPAKYITETIGAYVSKQPLTGTTTDMLAANPQILDRTSKASVSSLQWQKISGFVNAKGGEEYLTIGSFYKTPPFLGYYYLFVDDVLLTPINLELGNDTTLCSRRNTLLLDATTPGASDYKWNDGSIKPTLQVTKPGKYSVTVITSCKTLYDSIKVDYALDFDLGADTTLCNGTEMELSVPSAPAATYRWQDGSVQTTYRVKQQGQYSIAVTQANCVATDTIQVRYIKPPQLELGPDKELCGAETFTIKPTIAEGKFAWQDQYATTDRIVNTSGVFWASVRNDCATVTDSIEIDYGACDCILYAPNSFTPNGDGQNDVFLTYGCGDIKITSLSIFNRWGEVIYRTTTQPFQWDGYYRGKLCELGVYAWSIQYELHHGKKVKLDQKQGPLSLIR; encoded by the coding sequence ATGCAACGAGGCCTTATTTGGACGTTAGGTTGGCTTGCACTCATCCTGCCGGGGATTGCTATGGGACAAAACCTTGTTCCAAATGGGAGCTTTGAGAAATATCGAAATTGCCCTACTCACGATAATCAGTTAGTAGAAGCCATACCCTGGTACAATCCAAATAAAGCCACCCCCGACTTCTATCACCATTGTTTTGATTTTGGCCAGCTGATTTTGCCTCCGCATTCGGGGCAGGGCGTCGCTCATTTATATTTCGACCAGGGTTGGGAAGAATATTTGGGAGTACAGTTGACTAAGCCTCTCAATGCCGATGAGTGTTATTATTTCGAGATGTATGTGGCAACTGACACTCCTGCCAAATACATTACAGAAACCATTGGGGCTTATGTCTCGAAGCAGCCGCTAACGGGTACCACTACCGATATGCTGGCCGCCAATCCGCAAATACTTGATCGGACGTCCAAAGCGAGTGTTTCTTCGTTGCAATGGCAGAAAATATCCGGTTTTGTGAATGCCAAAGGCGGGGAGGAGTATCTAACAATCGGTAGCTTCTACAAAACTCCCCCCTTTCTGGGTTATTATTATTTGTTTGTTGATGATGTCCTGCTGACGCCTATAAATCTTGAGCTAGGTAACGATACAACGTTGTGCAGTCGCCGAAACACACTTTTGCTCGATGCCACAACACCCGGCGCTTCGGATTATAAATGGAACGATGGTAGCATCAAACCGACCTTGCAGGTAACCAAGCCCGGAAAGTATTCAGTTACGGTGATTACCAGCTGTAAAACGTTGTATGATTCAATCAAGGTTGATTATGCCCTTGATTTTGACCTGGGAGCCGATACTACACTTTGCAATGGAACGGAGATGGAACTGAGTGTTCCTTCGGCCCCTGCGGCTACGTATCGTTGGCAGGATGGTTCCGTACAAACAACCTATAGAGTGAAACAACAGGGGCAATACTCAATCGCCGTCACACAGGCCAATTGCGTAGCTACCGACACGATTCAGGTACGTTATATAAAACCTCCTCAATTGGAGCTAGGACCAGACAAGGAGCTTTGCGGGGCCGAGACGTTTACCATAAAGCCCACTATTGCCGAAGGTAAATTTGCCTGGCAGGATCAATATGCAACAACAGATCGAATCGTAAATACCTCCGGCGTATTTTGGGCCAGCGTTCGTAATGATTGCGCCACCGTAACGGATTCAATCGAGATTGATTACGGTGCCTGCGACTGCATTCTTTACGCACCCAATAGCTTTACGCCCAATGGTGATGGGCAGAATGATGTATTTTTGACCTATGGTTGTGGTGATATCAAGATTACATCGCTCTCTATTTTCAATCGGTGGGGTGAGGTGATTTACAGGACGACAACTCAACCGTTTCAGTGGGATGGGTACTATCGGGGCAAGCTTTGTGAACTTGGCGTATATGCCTGGAGTATTCAATATGAATTACATCATGGAAAGAAAGTCAAGCTCGACCAGAAGCAGGGGCCTCTTAGTTTGATTCGCTAA
- a CDS encoding YdeI/OmpD-associated family protein produces MTPTFFPTSADFRTWLAENHHQETELLVGFYKVGSGKPSMTWSQSVDEALCFGWIDGVRRSVDADSYCIRFTPRKPKSIWSAVNMAKIEALTQQGLMHPAGVAAFAKREESKSKIYTYEQKNEIILSADFETIVKANEKAWAFFQKQAPWYRKQMINWVMSAKQSATQLNRLDKLISASAEERKL; encoded by the coding sequence ATGACACCAACATTTTTTCCGACATCAGCTGACTTTCGGACATGGTTGGCTGAAAATCATCATCAGGAAACCGAGTTACTTGTCGGTTTTTATAAAGTTGGTTCAGGAAAGCCAAGCATGACCTGGTCTCAATCGGTTGATGAAGCGCTGTGCTTCGGCTGGATCGATGGGGTGCGTAGGTCTGTTGATGCCGACAGTTATTGCATTCGGTTCACTCCCCGAAAACCGAAAAGCATCTGGAGTGCAGTCAATATGGCTAAGATCGAAGCGTTGACCCAGCAAGGATTGATGCATCCAGCAGGCGTGGCCGCATTTGCCAAACGGGAAGAGAGTAAATCAAAAATTTATACTTACGAACAAAAGAATGAAATAATCTTGTCTGCCGATTTCGAGACGATAGTTAAGGCCAATGAAAAAGCGTGGGCGTTTTTCCAGAAACAGGCTCCCTGGTACAGAAAACAGATGATCAACTGGGTTATGTCGGCCAAACAGTCGGCAACTCAACTCAATCGACTCGACAAATTAATAAGTGCCAGCGCCGAAGAGCGGAAACTGTAG